From Streptomyces sp. GSL17-111, one genomic window encodes:
- the ruvX gene encoding Holliday junction resolvase RuvX encodes MRRGRRLAVDVGDARIGVASCDPDGLLATPVETVPGKDRPAAQRRLARLVAEYEPLEVLIGLPRSLDGQEGPAAAKVRAFARETARVVAPVPVRLVDERMSTVTAAQAMRASGVNAKKGRSRIDQAAAVVILQSALETERVSGRAPGECVEVVV; translated from the coding sequence ATGCGCCGTGGCCGTCGGCTCGCCGTCGACGTCGGGGACGCCCGGATCGGGGTCGCCTCGTGCGACCCCGACGGGCTCCTCGCCACCCCGGTCGAGACGGTGCCCGGCAAGGACCGGCCCGCCGCGCAGCGTCGGCTCGCCCGGCTCGTCGCGGAGTACGAGCCGCTGGAGGTCCTCATCGGCCTGCCGCGCTCGCTCGACGGCCAGGAGGGTCCGGCGGCGGCCAAGGTGCGCGCCTTCGCCCGGGAGACGGCCCGGGTCGTCGCACCGGTGCCCGTGCGGCTGGTCGACGAGCGGATGAGCACCGTCACTGCCGCCCAGGCCATGCGGGCGTCGGGCGTGAACGCGAAGAAGGGTCGGTCCCGGATCGACCAGGCGGCGGCCGTGGTGATCCTGCAGAGTGCCCTGGAGACCGAACGGGTGTCAGGACGGGCGCCGGGGGAGTGCGTCGAAGTGGTTGTCTGA